In Rhinolophus ferrumequinum isolate MPI-CBG mRhiFer1 chromosome 3, mRhiFer1_v1.p, whole genome shotgun sequence, the DNA window AAAACTGAAGGTGACAGAAGATAAGGTCTCTATTAATAACTCCCTAATAGTTCTCATTACGctttgattaaattaaaaattttccatttcttactcTAAATCCTTTAAACAAATGCCCCATGTTTCTAATTTAGTGATAAAAATTACCTCAGAGAATTCATTGTGCCGACTGTAAAGAGAACCTTTCTGATCACCTGGATTGGATAACTTGGGTCGAGCATCTTTGCTGGGGGGAGTTTGGGCTGCTGATTTTTGAACAGAAGCCAATGCAGTTCTGAACATAACATTTTCTCTGGTTGAAGCATGTGGTGAAAACTTAATGttcttttcctaattaaaaaaaaaaaaagttaataagaCTTAAAAATATACTCTTGTATTCTCAACAGTCAGgcatttttatgtttgtatacATAGAAAAGGGCAAATGAGAATATAAAGGATTTATTTCCACATCCAATTTACCTGCACATGCTTAAATGCAGTGACACAAAACTATTCACATAGGCATTTTAAAGCCTGagtttttgacagaaattacaAACAAGAAATTGTGAGAAGCACTTTTCATGCGTAAGTCTATAGAGCACTTAATATATGATTCATACAGTACTGCAGCCAGAACAAAAGATCATTCTTCCCACCACCAGTAGATGGCAACAGTCATGTTTAAGTGTCACCTCAGTGTCAGGAATAGATTCAAAAATCTTTTCGGTTAGAAAATCTTCCATTTACGCCAGCTTATCgataaagaaattaaacttgGAGAATTAAAGCAATACCTGTCTAAAGTTAGTTAATAAGCAGAAGCACCAAAATTTGGACTTAAAGTCTGCCAATTCCCAGGCCTGAAATTTTAATATCCTGAacttgaagttattttttaaagtgaaagaatTCCCTTCTATATTAAGAATCCTCAGTATGTTAATAATTTACTCTTTAtctaataactgaaaaaatacacaaatggcaaCCAAGATTACGTGAGAACTGAgcacttttcctttttatttttggaaagtcCATTTCTAGGAATAAATGACTAAGGTGgaattcttttccctttctcttttctttaacgAGTTCTAATAAAAGGCTGAAATGCTTTTTGAATATAAAGGATTTCCAGATTACCTGTTATCTACTTTTCCCTCCTACTTCTAAAGATAGAGCACTagttgctatattttaaaattaaaacatcacgCAACAACTTACAGTAACTCTTTGTATTGCTTTATTGTACAACTGCAATGCTCCTTTATCATCTTCTAGAATCTTCTTCCAAGTTGTGCTCACTTTAGACACACTGTAAATGATTATAAAGGAAACAATTAAAGCATCACAAAGATCTAAGGTAAATATATTACAGAAACATTAATAGtacaaaagagaaatttttattagcagtgcttctcaaacatgGCTATACATTAGAATTGCCCAGGGCACTTAAGATTTAAGGATACCTCATGCCTAGTCTTTTGGGTTTTATTGGTCTGAAATAGGGGTCAGggttctgtactttttctttttaaagctccctTCAAGTTATTCTAAGTGCACCCAGGCTCAAGAACCACTCATTTGTACTTCATTTTTTCACAATATTTGCCAACATCAAGTAGCCACCACTGTAGATAAAGCACCATGTTAGTGGTAAATGTTGTGGACAAATTTCAAAGTACTCTAGGACATACTGCTATTAGTAGAAATCAACTTAAAAAATCCACGTTGTGAACCAAAAAATAGAACCTGTGATGTTGATAATATCCCTCAAGATAGCcaacaataaaaatcaatacTTGTATCTACTTTGCTTTAGCTATATATTTCATAAAGACCAGTGTAAAGTAACACTTGTGAAGAGTACTTCTCAATTAAACAACAATGCAAAAGACTACCTACTATGTTTTTGCATGAGCTGGTGGTGCTAAGCCATCTAATGAACATGCTCAGTGTTATACTAATACACTTAAAGCAAGGATACTTACTTGATTAAGTCCATATCACTGAGCTGTGTTAGAATATTTGCTAAGAGATGTCTGAGGCCCCTTCGAAAGAGTTCACTGAGAATATCCACACATTCCAGGCCCATTTTCCTGCCAATTATATTCTGTAGTCTAAAATTTACACTATACTCCTTCAACTTCTCCCAATCTATTTTAGGATTCCGTTtggtattcttttttaatgttgaacAAACCACTTTTGCAAAATGAAGAGCTGGCAGCAAGTTTTTGTTGGGAAATTGGTCTAGGCTTTGCGTCTGTAGCAGGCAAGACTGTGGACTGTCATTGTCCAGGGGAAGGCTAGCTTCTTCATGTTCAATGAGGCCACTTTGTTGGGAAAATGATGAATAGCCACTGTCTTCACAAGGTCCAGTGGTCTCTAGTTCTCCTATTTCATTTGAACTAGTAAGTGATAGTTGCACATGTTGATTTTCCTTGTTATGTAAGGGCTTGCTCTCAGTTTCAAGTTCTACAATCCTGGGGCTCACAATCGGTGACCCAATATCTGATAACTTTTCATAGTCTTTAATGCAATCTTCATAAGAACCTTCCAAACATGGAGAAACGCAGGAAACTAGCCTTCCAATGTCATCAGGTTTTACCAGTTTAAGTTCAGAATGAAGATGCTTATaattaaaatcacatttcattttgACAGAAAGAGTGGAACTTTCTTCTTTGCAACCTACAAAAAGAACAACATATTTACTTAATAGCAAAATCTTCACATATCCTTACATCTTAAATTGGGATATAAAGATTTAATTACTTTGCATTCTCTCAACAGTGTATATTGCCTATGTAACTATAAATTTTCCAAGTTTAATTACTGAGATGTGACATgagaaaatattacttaaattttATAACAAGTATACATATATCTTATTCCTGAAATGGTATTTCAGAACAGATTGCTTTTACATCTGTATAACTACAACATTTCACTTTTAAAGTCTATACTGATTGAGTAAAAAATAGTAGAAAGGgactatttaataaatactgtGCTTAAGCaacaaataaggaaatgtgaGGCATCAAGAGTGGGGTCTCAGGTCAGAGATCCTTATAGTAATCAAATACTTCTAGAAGCAGTGTTTATACCCTGGACTTGAAATGACATTTATAGTTAGTTTTGGCTTAAGCATCAAACCACTGACAGTAAATATGGTTAAGACCAATGGGGGAGGGGAATGTCTAAGTGTCAAACAGTTTtgataaaagtaacaaaaaaatgtgtgcattatTTAAACATTAGCAATTATTATAAGCCTTAGAATAATTGATAGGTAGCCAATAGAAAGGTCTAAAAAGCCGATAAATTTAAATACCCATAAATTAAAGTCTACTTGAACTCACAGAGCTCtcatatttaacttttattctgACTGATATTCTGGGTGACAGTCTGATACATTTAAGGTGTTTTTCTACACTACTGGATATTAAGCTCAAGCACAGCAATATCTCCCTATATCTTGCCTAATATGTATTAGAAACTCTGCTCTTTTTAATTACTGAACAAAGATTTCTCATGACTAATTAATGAAAGAACCAGAAGAATACTTCAGCTACCAATCAGAAGAAAGATATGGAAAATAAGAATGGCATTTCAATCAGCATCAGACCAGATATAAGAATGTGAGCGTGGTAGGGCAGTGCGTGTGAATTCCTGTTCAGTTGTTTTAAAAACCTGAAGACAATGGTACTTGATATTTATGATAAGTAGCATGATGAGGAAATACAAGTCATGATACTACAAACAAATCATGCAATTCTTTCTGGATGTTACTCATTAGAATTCAGTTATTGATTCAAATTTGAGCTTCAAAAAAGCCAAAGACTTATTTAAGGTTGTATCACCACGACCATGGCCTTAGAAATcagttaaaatatctttaaagcaGATTTTCTGTCTctgcactactgacattttggaccagataattcatTGTTAGGGGCTCTGTCCTGCGCATTATAGGATTATTTAGCAGCCTTTACCCATCTGATGCCTTTAGTAACCCCTTTTACCTAGGcaagacaataaaaaatatctCCAGTCACCAGTTATTGCCAAATGTTGGCAGTTGGGAGAAGGCAGCGGCAGCAAAATCTCCCCCACTACTCagctgagaatcactgctttaaaGAATGATTAGGATTCTGTCAGGCAGGAGAGGCTGGAAGGGTATTCACTAAAGGATAGTTTGAGCAAAAGCACTATTCTGGGAGGGGACATATAGAAATGAGCTTAGAAAACTGCTTAGCATCACTGAAGGCAGAGTATATGAATAGTATTagattagtgcaaaagtaattgcagtgtttgcaattatctttaaccttttaaacagaaatgacttttgcaccaacctaagatgTGCTTCGATTATACTTGTCATCCACTTCTCACTACAAGCCAATCACAGGCAGCTAACAATTTATCCTGTAAGTAAATGTACCAGTCAGTATGTTTAGTCTGCCCTTAAATATTGGTAATCTGTCCATATTaatgttaccatttttatttagAGCAAAAGCTTTAAGTCAAAATACTAAAGGGCACTTTGATAGAAAGTAGCCTTGTAGGTAGAGATTCTCTGTAAATTCCCAATGACTAATACAGCGAAGACATAGCATGTGTCCAAGATCCCACTAAACCTTGGACTAACCCAAAAATTTAGGTTTAAGCTAAGAGTTTGGGgcatgaaaagtaaataaagaatatacGAATTCTAATCTCCCAAACTAAGCCTAATTAGATCAAATTATTTTGAGTGGTTGCCTTCCActctgaaaaagtaaaatattccaagatggtttttattttgtctcaagTAATGAAGTATGATTTAAATATTACCACCTTTAAtctgagagaataaaaaaatagaagccaCCTACAAAGAtatacattttactttgtttaGCTGCCTAAAGGGAAAAGGCCTGAAACTGTACTTCTGAAACTCATCATTTCAAAGGCATTCTtctgtttatctttatttttttcatttattagtttcaggtgtacaaaacaatgtaatagttagaaatttacacctctcacaaagtgataaccccccttctgTTTGTCTTTAGAACAGTTACTGGAAGATATCCTATAGAAGAACGCCTTTCATTCAATTTTACTTGAATATGGACAGTTctttaaattcaaaatgaataatgactCAAATATCTTATACTTGTTTAGAAGTTTACAGTTTCCAAACACTTGGTTCTCACAAGTTTTTGAGGTAGGATGGAGAGGTATTATTAccttatttttctgaaaacactTGAAGCtcagctaagtaacttgcccaagattttACAGGTAGTTAAGAGATATACATACTCATGGACTTTGGTTATAatccaataaattattttgttgttgctcaaattgttctggCTTTCCATTGTTAAGTTCATATACATTTGACAAAcatccattattttgtttttggagcagtccttactttctggcactatgAGATGCTCCaagctcatcttgtattttcctgGTTCCAGCCCTAGAATCAGTTATTTTTCCAAGGAATTCTGCTTTTATTGGTTCCAAAATCTGGATACTGGTTgtagattgttttaaaatgtgaaattatgtaatgtactttaaaaaaatctccataACAATACTGCAAAAATAAACCAGTACCACTTTTATACAACAAGATCCTGCAAGTAGCCTTTTCGTAAAAGGCTAATTCCAGGTCTTTAAACTATTTCAGTGCTTTCCAGTGACCAAGCCAAATATCCCCAaaccatttggaaaatata includes these proteins:
- the FBXO5 gene encoding F-box only protein 5, with amino-acid sequence MSQRPCSCSPGSRSNSCRCPYSAVTASGHPHPSDSCKEESSTLSVKMKCDFNYKHLHSELKLVKPDDIGRLVSCVSPCLEGSYEDCIKDYEKLSDIGSPIVSPRIVELETESKPLHNKENQHVQLSLTSSNEIGELETTGPCEDSGYSSFSQQSGLIEHEEASLPLDNDSPQSCLLQTQSLDQFPNKNLLPALHFAKVVCSTLKKNTKRNPKIDWEKLKEYSVNFRLQNIIGRKMGLECVDILSELFRRGLRHLLANILTQLSDMDLINVSKVSTTWKKILEDDKGALQLYNKAIQRVTEKNIKFSPHASTRENVMFRTALASVQKSAAQTPPSKDARPKLSNPGDQKGSLYSRHNEFSEVAKTLKKNESLKACIRCNSPAKYDCYLQRATCKREGCGFDYCTRCLCNYHTTKDCLNGKPLKASYKVGPLPGTKKSKKSLRRL